The window AGTTTAATTCCATTCGAAAACTCCGACTTCACCCCACCCTTCCCTACCCTGCAACTCCCCCTCCCTCGCTCCCATCCCTGTAAATAGGCTTTTATGGAACTTCAATGTCTAAGAATAAATTACAACATAATTTCAAAGCCCACTATTTAAAATTGCAACATAATGGACTCCAGCAACCATCGGTGGCTCCTTTGCCTCCGCTTGTGGTCTTAATCGGGAGCAACCCGGGCACGGGCTTTGCTCTGGGATCCGGGtgtttcagagagagagagcttaaaTCACGGGGACTTGCTTTGTAATTGAGAGCAACACATCGGCAACGGCAATGAGCATTGTAATTCCCAATCAAATATGCTCGGCATCTACATGAAGGAACTTTTCTGAAACCAGTACCAAAACCACCCTCATGATCCCTGGAGAGAAATTTCTGTCACCAATTTCTTAAGAGTCGAAAAGTGAAGATCCTTCATGATCACATACATGGTTGGTGTAGTTTGTTTCTATCATTAATGACTCCAGAACTTGAGAAGAACTCACCAGCCAGTCAACTCGCCACCCATTGATTCTCCCTCTTCCTGCCACAGGTTTTTGGTGTAAAATAGTTGCAGAGAacgaaacaaaagaagaacGAAGTtgtttcggtttttttttttgttgtaattattgtatttttttaattattattgatAAATACAAAAGTCTTTTACAAGTATTTAAAAAGGTATTGAAAGGTAACCGTATAGGAATTATCTACAATTACTTTATTCTTGGACGGTTCAgattaaaacactttaatctgACAGTTACTAAAAGCcagtgtaaaagattcctcttatacacgaccgtgcatgaaaCTTTTAACCttacaattaaaaaagaaaaactcaaagaTTGTCCATGCATGGTTATCATTAAAGATTTAAAGATGTACCTAAGAGAGTTTGCCAATAACTACATGGCATTAATTAAAAGTAAGGAAGCTCTTATAATTAAGGCAAATAGCTCACCAAAGGCCTTGATTATATCTTGTTTAGAGGCTGGCCCTAGAGCTTCTTCAAGTGTCCACGTAAAAAGTTGCTTTTTGTTGCTTAAATATCATCTACTTTAAATAGACTGACACACATGTGTTTGTTTAGAGAACTCATAATGTTTGTTTCCTCTTACACCTCTAGTTTTCATAAACCCTTAAACTCCTGAGGAGTTTTCTTAATTTGTGAAACTATAGTAACAACCCCATGAAAAATTATCAGATCAACAACCCCACCCcctggatccggctcctctccagggagcgcAGCACctagggagtgcccagggggcatccaagggttggccTATGTCGCATACATCTTGACGTACGCCTAGGGATTTGTGCGACACAGTCCCAACAGTTGGATGCTCCCTTGGGTGCTGGGCTCTCTAGAGAGAAGCTCAATCCCACCCTgctggaggtttttttttttttacaatttttttatttgtctttaTTCCTTCATACTTAATTAGCACAACTAGACATAATTCCATGGAGCCTTGGATTAATTATTACAtaaactaaagaagaagaagaagaagaagaagaaatctcccAACTATTCTACTACCAAAGAAATCTCAATTTCACAGAAGGAAATCTTCCACACCAATGCCGTTCAATTGTAGTGCTTAGCCTAAACAACGCATGCTAttatttaaataagaaaaacacTGAGGGATCTTCCAACTTATTATAAGTGGTTATAGTAATccataataattaaaaaaagaaatgaaacaaaattcAAACAGAAGTTGCAGAGTACTGAATTCTTTCACGCCCAAATCCAAGTTAGATTTGTTCTTTCAATTCTCAggaataagaaattaaattaataataagTCTAGCTAGCCATTGAAGCCTGTGCTATATATGCTTCAGCTTCACTGAAAATTAGTACTTACACATGCTTGGAAGATagtaaagaaagagagaaagattcACATCAATCCATCATCCTTAAATTATTGATCATTAGAATACTCATTTTATAATCTTTGTTTGTGAATCTTCCTCAAAATAAGAGACAATCATGAATGAGAAGAACAAGAGAACATGATCTAACCCCTGCAATAAGCACTACACATCAGATCAGATCAGACACAACAGAGCTCAAGCTTCGAGAGCTTAACCATGAAATATCACTGTCTCCCCTCAATCTCTCTTATTCTCTCCTTCCCTCTTATAGCATTTTCTTTCCTGATATAGATTTCCCATATCAACCTATGATATATTCCTTACTTGGTTAAAAAACAAATCagaaaatccattaattagtaTACCCGGCCATCAGTTAATACTAcaaataaggaagaaagaggATACAGTAaggaacaaaacaaaagaagattaaAGTAAGTAAGAGAGAGATGTAGCTCATGAAGGACACTTGACTTGACAGAGATAGAATAGAACCCATCAAACCATTGAAGATGATTTACTACATCAAAGGGCTATTAACAAGTCCATGCCAAGAAGAACCAAGTCCATTCCAGCTCTCTCTCCCACCAGCTGAATCCAGAGTCAGACCACCCATATTTCCATCTCCACCAACTTGCCATGGAAACCCATACAAGATTCTATTCTCTCCATCTTTGCCTTTGCAGAACTCTTGTTTGATCGTTGCACCACCAATTTCCTCATAAGGGAACACCATCTCACCACCTCCGACGTTACCACCGGAGCCGCCGCAGCTGGCggcactaccaccaccaccactaccttcTAAGTCTCCAAGCTGGTTTCCATTCCCCAACCCATAATAGAAATTATGAAACCCATTTGAGGAAGTATCAAGAAACCCACTTCTAAGTGCATCAATAAAACCAGGAGTTGAAGTGGTTGTGGTATCAGGGTTTCCAAGGATGTCACAGTGGgtggaattagggtttcccaGAATAGAATTCTCATGGT is drawn from Telopea speciosissima isolate NSW1024214 ecotype Mountain lineage chromosome 1, Tspe_v1, whole genome shotgun sequence and contains these coding sequences:
- the LOC122648858 gene encoding dof zinc finger protein DOF2.1-like isoform X4, which translates into the protein MDPSNAQQQQSLEDVLACPKPQQERRIRPQPEHALNCPRCDSTNTKFCYYNNYSLSQPRYFCKACRRYWTKGGTLRNVPVGGGCRKNKRSSSSSSSSAKRTQDQSLTTTNSNPLSTLPSLAYDSNDLTLAFSRLHKQPTRQLGFDDHENSILGNPNSTHCDILGNPDTTTTSTPGFIDALRSGFLDTSSNGFHNFYYGLGNGNQLGDLEGSGGGGSAASCGGSGGNVGGGEMVFPYEEIGGATIKQEFCKGKDGENRILYGFPWQVGGDGNMGGLTLDSAGGRESWNGLGSSWHGLVNSPLM
- the LOC122648858 gene encoding dof zinc finger protein DOF3.2-like isoform X1; its protein translation is MDPSNAQQQQAMSSQSLEDVLACPKPQQERRIRPQPEHALNCPRCDSTNTKFCYYNNYSLSQPRYFCKACRRYWTKGGTLRNVPVGGGCRKNKRSSSSSSSSAKRTQDQSLTTTNSNPLSTLPSLAYDSNDLTLAFSRLHKQPTRQLGFDDHENSILGNPNSTHCDILGNPDTTTTSTPGFIDALRSGFLDTSSNGFHNFYYGLGNGNQLGDLEGSGGGGSAASCGGSGGNVGGGEMVFPYEEIGGATIKQEFCKGKDGENRILYGFPWQVGGDGNMGGLTLDSAGGRESWNGLGSSWHGLVNSPLM
- the LOC122648858 gene encoding dof zinc finger protein DOF2.1-like isoform X3, which produces MDPSNAQQQAMSSQSLEDVLACPKPQQERRIRPQPEHALNCPRCDSTNTKFCYYNNYSLSQPRYFCKACRRYWTKGGTLRNVPVGGGCRKNKRSSSSSSSSAKRTQDQSLTTTNSNPLSTLPSLAYDSNDLTLAFSRLHKQPTRQLGFDDHENSILGNPNSTHCDILGNPDTTTTSTPGFIDALRSGFLDTSSNGFHNFYYGLGNGNQLGDLEGSGGGGSAASCGGSGGNVGGGEMVFPYEEIGGATIKQEFCKGKDGENRILYGFPWQVGGDGNMGGLTLDSAGGRESWNGLGSSWHGLVNSPLM